Proteins encoded in a region of the Moritella marina ATCC 15381 genome:
- the yghU gene encoding glutathione-dependent disulfide-bond oxidoreductase — MKNEYTPPKVWVHNTDGGNKWANINRPVSGATHEQALPVGEHALQLYSLGTPNGQKVTILLEELLALGIKEAEYDAYLINIGEAEQFSSGFVGVNPNSKIPALVDKSGDDDVNVFESASILVHLAEKFGQFLPKEGAGRTQTFNWLFWAQGSAPFLGGGFGHFYAYADEKFEYPINRFAMEAKRQLDVLDKQLAQHTYVAGEEYSIADMAIWPWYGNLVLGKLYDAGEFLQVESYTHIMRWATMIAEREGVQRGRLVNRSFGEEWEQVPERHSAADIDAVLKLKP, encoded by the coding sequence ATGAAAAATGAATACACACCACCTAAAGTTTGGGTTCATAACACAGATGGCGGTAATAAGTGGGCTAACATTAACCGTCCAGTATCTGGCGCAACCCACGAACAAGCACTACCTGTAGGCGAACATGCACTGCAACTTTACTCTCTGGGTACGCCAAATGGGCAGAAAGTCACGATCCTGCTTGAAGAATTATTAGCACTAGGTATTAAAGAAGCGGAGTACGATGCTTATTTAATTAACATTGGTGAAGCGGAACAATTTTCATCGGGTTTTGTGGGCGTTAATCCCAACTCCAAAATTCCTGCGTTAGTTGATAAGTCGGGCGATGACGACGTTAATGTATTTGAGTCTGCTTCGATTCTGGTACATTTAGCTGAGAAGTTTGGTCAGTTTTTACCAAAAGAAGGCGCAGGTCGAACGCAAACGTTTAACTGGCTGTTCTGGGCACAAGGTTCAGCCCCATTTCTAGGTGGCGGTTTTGGCCATTTTTACGCTTATGCAGATGAAAAATTTGAATACCCGATTAATCGCTTCGCCATGGAAGCGAAGCGTCAGTTAGACGTGTTAGATAAACAACTAGCTCAACATACCTATGTTGCAGGCGAAGAGTACAGTATTGCTGATATGGCTATTTGGCCTTGGTATGGCAATTTAGTATTAGGCAAACTGTATGATGCAGGGGAGTTCTTACAAGTCGAAAGTTACACCCACATTATGCGTTGGGCGACAATGATAGCAGAGCGAGAAGGTGTGCAACGTGGTCGCCTTGTTAATCGTTCATTTGGCGAAGAGTGGGAACAAGTGCCTGAGCGTCATAGCGCCGCAGATATTGATGCTGTGTTAAAGTTAAAGCCTTGA